Proteins from a single region of Leuconostoc gasicomitatum LMG 18811:
- a CDS encoding phage tail tip lysozyme, with translation MKNQVKQAVVMKIVLYCAPLLVILIPVLLIIALTMNNPSIVCQTDTTTTSSDSGSSNGSLADKNSDVGKRVSYIANRFKQAGYFGDNISAIIAIGWRESNLNPKAVNPAGSFKGI, from the coding sequence GTGAAAAATCAAGTTAAACAAGCAGTTGTGATGAAAATTGTTTTGTATTGTGCGCCACTGCTTGTCATTTTAATACCAGTGCTTTTGATTATTGCGCTAACAATGAACAATCCTAGTATTGTTTGTCAGACTGATACGACAACGACAAGTTCAGATAGTGGTTCCAGTAATGGATCCTTAGCCGATAAAAATTCAGATGTTGGAAAACGAGTTAGTTATATCGCTAATCGCTTTAAGCAAGCTGGTTATTTTGGGGACAATATTTCAGCAATCATTGCCATTGGTTGGCGTGAAAGTAATCTAAACCCTAAAGCGGTTAATCCTGCGGGTTCATTTAAAGGGATTTGA